One genomic window of Oncorhynchus clarkii lewisi isolate Uvic-CL-2024 chromosome 5, UVic_Ocla_1.0, whole genome shotgun sequence includes the following:
- the LOC139409099 gene encoding ceramide synthase 1-like isoform X2, with protein sequence MPESAWKLVFYTMSWSYSTYLLFFTNYTFFHDPPSAFYDWKSGMTVPTDIAIAYLIQGSFYGHSIYATVYMDDWRKDSTVMVVHHVVTLALITFSYAFRFHNIGLLVLFLHDINDIQLEFTKLNVYFKTRGGDYYLIHDILSNMGSVSFSITWFWFRLYWFPLKVLYATCVSSLQSVPNIPFYFFFNSLLLTLLCMNIYWFLFIVAFVAKVLTGQMKDVKDLREYEGEEGAQRAAALLAFQQRLQSEDAGHLNNSAEGKHVQNGITKEKHL encoded by the exons ATGCCAGAGAGCGCGTGGAAGCTGGTCTTCTACACCATGTCCTGGTCCTACAGCACCTACCTGCTCTTCTTCACCAACTACACCTTCTTCCACGACCCGCCCTCCGCATTCTATG ACTGGAAGAGTGGCATGACGGTGCCCACGGACATCGCCATCGCCTACCTAATCCAGGGCAGTTTCTACGGACACTCCATCTATGCCACGGTCTACATGGATGACTGGAGGAAGGATTCTACCGTCATGGTGGTGCACCACGTTGTCACTCTGGCCCTCATCACCTTCTCCTACGCTTTCAG ATTCCACAACATTGGGTTACTGGTGCTGTTCCTCCACGACATCAATGACATCCAGCTGGAGTTCACCAAGCTCAACGTCTACTTCAAGACCCGGGGAGGGGACTACTACCTCATCCACGACATCTTGTCCAACATGGGCTCTGTCAGCTTCAGCATCAcctg GTTTTGGTTCCGTCTCTACTGGTTCCCTCTGAAGGTTCTGTACGCCACCTGTGTGTCCAGCCTCCAGTCCGTCCCAAACATACCCTTCTATTTCTTCTTCAACAGCCTCCTCTTGACACTCCTCTGCATGAATATCTACTGGTTTTTG TTCATAGTGGCGTTTGTAGCGAAGGTCCTGACGGGGCAGATGAAGGATGTGAAAGACCTGAGGGAGTACGAGGGTGAGGAGGGAGCTCAGAGGGCTGCAGCCCTGCTCGCGTTCCAGCAGCGGCTGCAGAGTGAAGATGCAGGACATCTCAACAACTCTGCTGAAGG GAAACACGTGCAGAACGGGATCACCAAGGAGAAGCATCTGTAG